One window of the Pantoea cypripedii genome contains the following:
- a CDS encoding methionine ABC transporter permease yields MSLGFERLWTGLLDTLLMVGVSSLFALALGLPMAVILVVTGRGDLFPNPLLNRLLGWLVNLFRSIPFLILMVALIPFTRWVVGTTYGVWAATVPLTLAATPFFARIAEVSLREVDKGLTEAAQAMGFHRWHIVWHVLLPEARPGIVSGFTITLVTMINASAMAGAIGAGGLGDLAYRYGYQRFDMQVMLTVIVVLVALVTLLQFFGDRLSRRLNHR; encoded by the coding sequence ATGTCACTGGGCTTTGAACGTTTATGGACCGGGTTACTGGATACGCTGTTAATGGTCGGCGTATCGTCGCTGTTTGCGCTGGCGCTGGGTTTACCGATGGCGGTGATTCTGGTAGTGACGGGGCGCGGTGATCTGTTCCCCAATCCGCTGCTGAATCGTCTGCTTGGCTGGTTGGTGAATCTGTTCCGCTCTATCCCGTTTCTGATTCTGATGGTAGCGCTGATCCCGTTTACCCGCTGGGTGGTTGGCACCACCTATGGCGTGTGGGCGGCGACGGTGCCACTGACGCTGGCGGCAACACCTTTTTTCGCGCGGATTGCCGAGGTCAGCCTGCGTGAAGTGGATAAAGGGCTGACTGAAGCGGCGCAGGCGATGGGGTTTCATCGCTGGCACATTGTCTGGCACGTCTTGTTGCCGGAAGCGCGCCCTGGCATCGTCAGCGGTTTTACCATCACCCTGGTGACCATGATTAACGCCTCCGCGATGGCAGGCGCGATTGGTGCAGGCGGTTTGGGTGATCTCGCCTATCGCTACGGTTATCAGCGCTTTGATATGCAGGTGATGCTGACGGTGATTGTGGTGCTGGTGGCACTGGTCACGCTGCTGCAATTCTTTGGCGATCGCTTATCCCGACGGCTGAATCATCGTTAA